The Methylomonas sp. UP202 DNA window TGCCGAACTGGCCGGACTTGATCAGCGCGTTGCGTTGAGCGGTGGTGCCGACATCCAACGGCAAGTCGCCGGCGCTGTTCAGGTTCATGAAGTCGGCGAATTGCTCGCCGACGAACACCGCTTCCAAGTGCGCATCGAAGCCGCTGGCATGCGAGTAGCCCAGCGTCGCGGTCAGCAGGTTTTCCGGCGCGTAGGGCGCGCGTTTGCCTGCCGCCGAGCCGAATACGTTCCCGCCCGGACAGAATCGGGTGAAGGTCGCGTTCTGGCTGGAGCCGGTCGCCTGGCCGCTGTCGGTCAGGCAATGAAACGGTGACGTGGTTTCGGCGGTCGGCAGCCAGGTGTAGGCGACTTGCGCGTAGGGATTGTGCGCCCAGCCGAACACGTCGCCGAGATCGGCCCGCGCCATCAATTCTAAACCTTCATACAGCGCTTTGCCCTGCGCCACCGGGGTATCGACGCCGCCAACCGTACCCAAGGCAGTCAGGGTATCGAAATCGTTGTGGAAATAGGTTGCTTCGGCTTTAACGCCGCGCGCCGGTCTGGCCCGGACGCCGAATTCGGCGTTCCAACTAATTTCCGGGCCAATCTCCACCGCCGCGCCGTTGGCATTGTTGACGCTGTCCTCGACGCGCGGCGGCGCGAACCCGCGATGAATACCGAAAAACAGCGTGGCTTGGTCGATCGGACTGTAGGTCATCGCGAACGACGGCAGAATTTCGGTCATGCTATTGCCGCCGGCGATCCCGGTTCGCACGTCCTTACGCTGGTAACTCACCGACTCGACCCGAACGCCGGGGGTCGCCGTCCAGTTTCCCCAAATGAATTGATTTTGGAAAAAACCGGAATAGGCATCGGCGAAACGCTGGTTGTTTTCCAGCAAGGTGCCGTCGCGCGCGGTCGGTGAGCTGCCCTGGATTTGCCGGCGGTACTGGTTCTCGAAGTGCGCGCGAAAACCCGCATCCAAATGGCTTTCGACGCCGAACAGATCGTGTTTGGCATGTAGAGTCGGGGCAATGCCCCAGGTTTCGTAATTGCGCTTGCGACCGATGTTGTAGTTGCAGTCGTTCATATCCACCGCGATGCCGTTTTCGCGATTTTGCACGTAATTGGCGATGCCGCGGCTGCTGCATTGGTTTTCGGTCGGGAACTGATTCTGCTGCCGCCACCAGTTGCGTTCGTAGGCCGACCAGTAAAAGCTGGTTTCCAAGGTCACGTCCTTATTGAAGCTGTGCTCGTAGGTGGCCGAGGTGGACCAGCGGTCGTTGATGAAGCTGGCGTTCTTATCCGGATTGTAACGAGCGCCCAGCTTGCGGTATTCGGCGTCGGTCAAGCCGAAGGCCGCGCCTTGCTCGTCCTGGTGGTAAAAATCGCCGCGTAGCGTCAGGCGATTGCGCGCGTCGAAGTCGATGATGCTTTTCAGGTTGGCGTCGTCCACCACGGCGAAGGTGTTGTCGCGATTTTCCATGCCTTCCTTGTGAATGTAATCGACCACGCCGCCGACCGCATCCAGGCCTTGCACGTTCTTGACCATGCCGCCGTAACGGGCATGGCCGTTCAGATAATCGCGGTTGCCGCCGGTAAAGCTGACGAAACCGCCGGGCGTGGTCGGTACCTTGGGCGTCAGATAATTGATCGCGCCGTTGATGGTTTGTGGGCCGAATTGGGTCAAGTCGGCGCCCTTGTAAATTTCGATGCCGTCGTAGCGCTCGATCGGCGGATGGTAGTAGATGTCGTTATCGCCGTAGGGCGCGAAGTTGAACGGAATGCCGTCCTCCAAAAACAACACCTTGGTGGAGCGAAACGGGTTTTGGCCGCGAAAGGCGATGTTCGGCCGCAAACCAAAGCCTTCCTCGTCGCGGACATAAACGCCGGGGGCCTTGCGCAAGGCCTCGTTGACGGTGAATACCTGGTCGCGCTCCAGGGTTTGCTTGTCGATCACCGAGGTGGAGCCGGAGAAGGTCGCGGCCTTCTCGACGCTTTCGGCCACTTCGACGCTGGGCAGGGCCTCCGCCCGGTCGGCGTCATTGATTGGATCGAAGTTGACCTCGGCAGGCTCAACCGCCCAAGCGCCTTGAGCCAATACACCCACCAGCAACACCGGCCATACTCCGCATTTATTTCGCATTTCGTTCACTTCCCGTTCGAATTTGAGTTGGCACATCCGCCGCCCCGGCCGGCTTTCCCGCCGGAATCCACCAACCGAAGCGAAGGATGCTTAACGCAATTTAACGAACACGCGTGAATCGAAACTGAAAATCGGCTCTGGATTTAGCGGCTCAACGGTAGACGCACCGTCGCCAGAAATCCGCCCAATGCCTTGCTGCGGCCGAGGTGCAGGCTGCCTTTGTAACTATCGACGATGTCGGCGACGATACCCAAACCCAGGCCGTGACCTTGCACCGACTCGTCCAGGCGTGCCCCGCGCCGGGTTAACCCCGGCAATTCGGTTTCGCCGCAACCCGGCCCGTCGTCGGCGACCCGCACCAACACCTCGTCGGCAAAGGCCAGCTCAACATCAATGCGCCGCCTGGCCCATTTGCAGGCGTTGTCCAGTAGGTTGCCGAGCATTTCCATCATGTCTTCCCGGTCGAAATGCACCGATGCGTCCGGGGCGGTGATCTGAATATCCAGGTCCTTCTCGGCATGGATCGCCCGCAGGGTTTTTTTTAACGCCACCAATTCCTTGCGGGGATTGAACGCGGCGCTGGCCTGCTGGTCTCCGGCGATCCGGGCACGTTTCAGTTCCCGCTCGATGCAGCGCCGGATGGTTTCGGTTTGGCCCTGCACTTGCTCGCGCAAGTCGGGATGGTCCAGAAACGCCGGTTCTTCGGCAACCCGAAACAGCAAGGCCAGCGGCGGCTTCAGCGCGTGCGCCAGATTGCCGATCGCGGTACGGGACTGCTGCAAGCGCCGGGCAACCAGTTCCAGCAAATGATTGATCTCGTTCACCAGCGGTTTGATCTCGTCCGGCACGTCCAATTCGATACGCTGGCGCCGACCAGCGCAGACTTGTTCCAGTTCGCCGCCGACCAGCGTCAGCGGCCGCAACGCGCGTCCGACATCCCAACTCAGCACGCCGATCGCAGCCATCAGAATCGTCAACGTCAGCGCAAAGTAGGCGGCGCGTATCCAGGTGATATCGTGATCGACCGCCGACAAATCCTCGGCGATATGAATGTTGATTCTATGGCCCAAGCGCACCGCGCCCAGGCTCAACACCAGTAACGGTCGATTTTCCGGGCCGGACAGATGATAAAGCGTCTGCTGTTCCGGCCCGACGGCTTGAACCGGTAACGGAAAATCCAGCAGCGACGGCGACGGATGGGCTTCGGCGTCGATTTTGACCAGATAGTAATGGCCGGACAACGGCCGGCTGTAGACCGAGCTGATCCGCAAGCGGTTGAACGAGAGTTTATCGTCGTCGGCGTAGGCCAGCGATTCCAGCAAGGAATAACCGTCGTCGGCCAATCGATTCGCCATCTGGCCCTCGGCGACGGTGCGGATGACCCAATCCGCCGCGATCCAATGCACGACGAAAATCACGCACAGCGCGGCGATCAGGCCGCGGCCCAGGCGCTCGCGCAACGCCATCATGGCCGGCTTCCGAACACGTAACCCTGGCCCCGGCGAGTCTGGATCAAATCGCTGCCGACGATCTTGCGCAGGCGCTTGACGTAGACTTCGATGACATTGCTATCTGGCTCGTCCGATTCGCTGTAGATATGTTCGCCTAATTGCGACTTGGTCAGGACTTTGCCGGCGTTCATCATGAAATAGCGCAACAGCCGAAACTCGATCGCGGTCAGCGGGTAAGCCTCCCCGCCATTGACCGCGGCGGTTTGCTCGTCCTCGTCGAGCAGGACGCCCAACACCTGCAACGTAAACTGATTATGGCGGTGAACCCGTTTCAAAATGGCTTGCAGCCTGACCAGCAATTCTTGCGGATGAAACGGCTTACCCAAATAATCGTCGGCGCCGGCCTTGAAGCCGTCCACTTTCTCGTACCAGGCATCGCGGGCGGTCAAGACAATCACCGGCGTGGCATTGCCGGCATCCCGCCAGCGTTTCAAAACGTCGAGGCCGGCCAATTTGGGCAAGCCTAAATCGAGTATCGCCGCGTCGTAATCTTCGGTCGCGCCGAGAAACTCACCGTGCTCGCCGTCCGCGGCCGTATCGACGACGTAGCCGGCCCGCTCCAAGTCCATCTTTAGCGGCGCCGCTAATGCAACGTCGTCTTCAACCAACAGCAATTTCATCGCCTAAGCTCCATGCTCCGCGTTTGCCGGGACAAGCGCCGACTCGGCGCGCGCCGATCATTGAATCCGCAATAAATACCCGTCGGTTTTCTCGCAACCCGGCTTGCTGTGCGCGGTGACGTTGAGCCGCGCGAAACCGTGCTCGATCGGCCGAGGCAATTTGCCCCTGACTTCGGTCTGACCATTTTTCAGCGGAAAAAACTTCAACTCCTTGGCGGATAAATGGTATTGAATAGACCCTGAACTGATATTGGCGACGATGGACGTTGTCGTGGTATTGGACGAAACGATAAAGCTGAACTCGGTAAACGATTGCAGGTATTTATTCGGCGCCGGTTGAAACTCAGTGAATATCGGTTTGTCGCAATGGCCGGAACTGGAAGAACTGCCGTATGCCAGCGCATCGCCGGCCGCCAAGCCCAACGCCAACGCGATAACGGTCTTGATTGAAGCCTTCATGTCTTACTCTCCCGTTTAGTTATTATTTTGGACATAGCTTATCAACAAATTCGCGACGAGCGGATGAATTCGACCCTGCTGCCCTTACAGTATTTTAGCGACTCAATACCATGCCAGCCCTAGCCTTTGTCGATTTGGAAACCACCGGCGCCTCGCCGCGACAAGACCGGATAACCGAAATCGGTATCGTCTTGGTCGATGCCGACGGCGTCCGGGAATGGAGCCAACTGGTCAACCCGCAAATGCGCATTCCGCTGTTCATCGAACAAATGACCGGCATCAGCAACGAGATGGTCTCAGGCGCGCCGCCGTTCTCCGCGATCGCGCGCCAAGTCTGGGAACTGTTGGAAGATCGAGTATTCGTCGCTCATAACGCCCGTTTCGATTACAGCTTTCTGAAAAACGAATTCAAGCGCCTGGACCTGCCGTTTCAGCCGCAAGTGCTTTGTACGGTCAAATTGTCGCGCGCACTCTATCCCCAATACCACCACCATAATCTGGACAGTCTGATCGAACGGCATGGCCTGACCGCCAACGATCGGCATCGCGCCTTGGCCGACGCCCAATTGATTCATCAGTTTTGGGAGCATCTGCATCGCGAATTCCCGGCCGAGCGTTTGACCGACACGGTGGCCGGTTTGCTCGGCAAATCCAGCCTGCCCTCGCGGATCGACCCGCTGTTGACCCACGAATTGCCCGACGGACCGGGCGTCTATTTGTTTTACGGCGAAAACGATTTGCCGCTCTACATCGGTAAAAGCGTGAATATCCGGCAACGGGTACTCGCCCACTTCGCGGCCGACCACCGCCACGACAAGGAAATGAATCTGTCGCAACAACTTAGGCGCATAGACTGGCTGGAAACGTCCGGGGAATTGGGCGCGCTGCTGACCGAAGCCAAGCTAATCAAACAAATGATGCCGGTCTATAACCGCCGTCTGCGCCGCAAGAATGCGCTGGGCGCTTGGCGGCTGGCGCAACACGGCGAACAAGTGCGCCCCGAACTGGTCTGGGCGGACGCGCTGGATTTCGGCGGTCAGGACAATCTGTACGGCCTGTACCACAGCCAGCGCGACGCCCAAAAAGCCTTGCGCGGTCTGGCCGAGCAACACGGCCTTTGCCTGAGCGTGCTGGGCCTGGAGAAAACCGTGCCGGGACGACCCTGCTTCGGCTATCAATTGAAAAAATGCGCGGGCGCCTGCGTCGGGGCCGAACCACACTTGGCACATGCCGGCCGCTTATTCGTTGCGATGCAAAAACTTAAATTGGCGACTTGGCCCTATCCCGGCCCGATAGGCGTTCGGGAAGGCGACGACATGCACGTCATCGACCGCTGGTGCTACCTGGGCAGCGCCCGCACCGAAGCCGACGTCGCCGAACTACTCAATGCCGGCCGGCCGGCTTTCGATCGCGATACCTATACCTTGCTCGCCAAGATGCTGAAAAAGGCCCGGATTATTCCGCTGGCAAGCCGCTCACCCGCTGGGCTCGATCTGGCCGACAACTTCTAAACTACTGCCCACCGAACCGCCGCCCGGCACGAGAATAGAACCAATAAAAAACACTTGTTCTTGATTTGTTTTGTTTGTATAGTCTTGCAAAACAAACACAGAACAACCATGACACTGACCCGTAAACAACAAGCGCTTTTCGACTTCCTGCTGCAAAACCAGGACAGCTTCACCCATCCGCCGACGCTGGAAGAACTGTGCGCGGCAATGGGCTTGAAATCGCGCGGTTCGCTGCATAGCCAAATCAAGGCCCTGATCGACGCCAATCTGGTCGAAGCGCCGGAACGCAAGCAGCGCGGCATCCGCCTGACCGATTACGCCAAATCGTTGGCCGCCCCGACCCAGGATTCCAGTCTGCTGCCGCTAGTCGGCTATATCGCCGCCGGCCGGCCGATCGAAGCCATCGAAAACATCGCCTACATGGCGGTGCCCGAACCGCTGAAAACCGACAAACCTTGTTACATCCTGCGGGTCAAGGGCGACTCGATGCAGGAAGCCGGCATCTTCGACGGCGACTGGGTCGTCATCGAGCAACGCAGCCACGCCCGCAACGGCGAAATCGTCGTGGCCTTGGTCGACAAGGCCGAGGCCACCTTGAAATTTATCGAGCAATACCCCCACGAAACCCTGCTGGTTCCCGCCAACTCTCAGATGCAGGCCATGCGTTTTCGGCCCGAGCAAGTGGAGATACAAGGCGTACTGGTAGGCCAGATGCGCAGTTACACCCACCCTTAAAACCGGAGGCAATCATGATTCGTCACACCGTCCATATGCGCGACCAAAAAGCCAACCAAGTCGCGATGCTGAACCGGGTCGCCCGCCAGTCGGCGATCAATATGCTGGAAGAAATCACGTTGGTGATCGTATTGTGGGGTGTGTTTTTGCTGGCGACCGGTTGACGCCAGCCTACGGATATTGACGATGTATAAGCTGTGCTTTTTCGTACCCGCCAGCCATCTGGAGCCGGTCAAAAACGCGCTGTTCGCCGCCGGAGCCGGCCATTTCGGCGATTACGACCGATGCTGTTGGCAAACCCTCGGCATCGGTCAATTTCGGCCGTTGCCCGGTAGCGTCCCCTATTCCGGCCGAACCGGCGAAGTGACGCAAGTCGAGGAATACAAAGTCGAGATGGTTTGCAGCGCGTCCGCGATACGTCCGGCGCTGACCGCGCTGCTCGCCAGTCACCCCTACCAGCAACCGGCTTACGAAATCCATCGCTTGATCGATCCCGACGCGCTACCCACAGCCGATTAGGCGACTCGCCAACCAGCCTCGCTCCTGCTCGAGGCGTCGCCAACGCCGCATTTTTCGATTTTAAAACGGCTTGAAGACGTTGCCGGCGTTTTTTCAGACTTGCAACGCCACCGCCGCCCGCGCTTCCGCCGACGGTTATCGGATGCTAAACCGTCCCGACCGGATATAAAAATCTCCGGAAGGCAGTTACCGGAGTCTCGACCGCACCCGCGCCACCCTCGGGGGCACGCTCAACATCGGCCACGGTGCCGCAGCAACCGGCGGTAGCCCCGCCGAAGCTGCTGGAATTAGGGTCCGGCGCTTTTTGTACGCCTCCGGCCTGGATTTATATCCGGTCCATGTCAATGGAAGTATGGTCCAAGCGAATTTTGAGCTGTTATTCGTCGTCAAGCACGCGGGCTCCGCCATCTTAAGCTTCGTCCGGCGCGGGCTTCGGCTCCTTCTCGCAAAAGGGTAGCCGAACCCAAACACGAAGATCGTTCGCATCCGTTATGCTGCACGGCGTTAACTCTTCCCCGGCTCAAGCTTCTTGGCCTTTCAGGCTTTCCGCAGATGGATGGCGCCCCCAGTCCTAGCCGAATTGGACGCTTCTCCGAGGCTGATCGATAGCGGGGCTATCTGGGGAACCGGTCTTCAATGAATTTCATTGAGCACATCGTCAACGATGTAAAAACGGTTTTCGGTAATCACATCCGCCGCGATGCGACTGTTTAGCAGGTTATCCACGTCGTCCAGGACCCGGTCGAGCGTGCTGGGGAGTTCGGCGCGTTCGGCCGATTTGCGCAAGGCTTCGCCCCATATCCCAATATGCCGAGTGGTGATGCGGCGCACCGTATTGTCCTTGGCCCATTCCGCCGCGATGGCGGCCCCCAACCGCGCCAACTTCGTCCGCGTCTGGTTTTTTAGCGAGGGATCGGTGAGCTTGGTCGTCAAATCCCGGCTGATGTCGATCCAACCGGTCGGATACAGGTCCCAGCCCCGATAAAAACGTTCAACCCAGGTCAGATATTCCTGCAAACTTTGTAACTCGGCGTTTTGGCGATCTCGCTGGTAGTGTTCGGCAAATCCAGCCTGCGCCGGCATGTCCTCGGACCATGCGGATCGGCGGACTTCGCCGGTCGAGCACCCCCAGAGCAACCCACACATCAAGTACATCAAAACGCGGACTTTCATCGCAAGGCTCCCAGTTCGGAAACAGAGCGAGAACTGTAACGGGTGCCGATGACAGGACGATTAAGGTCCGGTTACCGCGATTTGACGTCCGCGCCGCCAACCCAATTTAAAACAGCTCGAATCGAGCCAGGTAGCCGAAGTGGTCCGACACCGTCGGATAAAATTCGTCGTTGAAGATGGGTGTCATCTCGCGGATGCGCAACGGATGCCCATTGCGTTTGAAGATGTAATCGATGCGCCGGGGCGGGCTATGCCGCCAACCGTCGATCTGTCCGCGAAAGGTCGGTTCGTGAAACCGATGCGGATGCAGCTCGTAATATTGATCGACGTATTCGCCGTTGCCGACGATCTGCTGATAGGCGTGTTCGCCGGCCGGCGCGTTGAAATCGCCGACCAGCAAATCACCTCGGACGCCGAAATGCCGGCGGGAAGCGATCAACTGCTTCAAGCGGGCGTATTCCTCATGAAAGCCGTGATGCGCCCAACTCAGATGCACGTTGGCAACGTGCAGCAGGCCAAACCGGGGCAGGTCGATGCAGCTGACGGTCACGTTGCGCGACATATAGTTATCTTTGCCGCGATCGTGAGACACGTAAGCGGCATAGTTATGGTGCAACGGATAGCGGCTCAAGATGGCCGTGCCTTCCCGCCATTGCTGAAAGCCGATATGACTCCAGTCCTGGTGGATGTGAAACCAATGGCCCCATTCCCGTAAACGCCGGCAAATTCGAAATGCCATATTCGACGGCGACTCGCCATACGGATGCGTCATCGGATCGTACCGGTATTCGCCGACTTCCTGAAAACAAACAGCGTCGATACGCTGCCCGGCGATGGCTTCGGCGATGATTTGCACTTCTCGCTCGTGCAAATGCATGGTTTCGAAACAATTTTGCCGAGGGTGTTGCTGATAGGTGTGCAGATTCAGCGTTAACAGCGTGAACGCCATGGTGCTGGCAGACGGCCTGTGCCGATGGCCTCAACCCAATTTGGCGAATTCGGCCTGCAACGTAGAGAGAAAGGTCTCGCGCGCGACTTGGGCGATGCCCAACTGTTGTTGCAGCCGCTGGATTTCGGCGTCGACGATTTGCAGATTGGACAATTGAGTTTTGGCGATGTCGCTAAGACTGTCGATCGGGTGAGTTTTGTCGCCTATCGTCAGGGTTGGAATGCTGGAGTTTGGATCGGCCATCGAATATTTCCGGAACAGGTCAAAGTGAGCGGTTCGGCCCGCGCGGCCGACCGTATGTGAGTTTAATCGGCGAATATGACAAATTCGTTTCGACGGCGTCGCCAGCCCGGCGCGGCATTCACGCCGCCATTCCGGGAGTCAAACCGCCGATCAATGCCCGCCCTCTTCTTCATTTTCCTCGGGCTTGACGATTTCCTGCAACGACAAAGTATCCGCCAAGCTGGGTTTGTCGTCGGCGGTCGCCGAACCCAGGCCTTCGCTGAGGTTGATTTTGAGCTTTAGGTTGTTCGGCGAATCGGCGTTGCGCAATGCCTCGTCCAGCGAAATCACGCCGCTTTTATAGAGCTTGAGCAAATGGCTGTCGAAGGTTTGCATGCCGATGTTTTCCGATTTTTCCATGGCTTCCTTGATCGCATGCACGTCGCCTTTTTGGATCAGGTCGCTGACCAGTTTACTGCCCAACAATATCTCGATCGCCGCGACCCGCTTGCCTTCCACGGTCGGCACCAAGCGTTGCGACACGAAGGCCTGCAAGTTCAGCGACAAGTCCATCAACAATTGCGGACGGCGCTCTTCCGGAAAGAAATTGATGATCCGGTCCAAGGCCTGATTGGCGTTGTTGGCATGCAAGGTCGACAGACACAGATGGCCGGTTTCGGCGAAGGCCAGCGCGTGCTCCATCGTCTCCTGGCTGCGGATTTCGCCGATCAGGATCACGTCGGGCGCTTGGCGCAGCGTGTTTTTCAGCGCGTCTTCATAGCTGAGCGTATCGACGCCGACCTCGCGCTGATTCACCAGCGATTTCTTGTGCGGATGGACGAACTCGATCGGGTCTTCGATGGTAATGATGTGGCCGGACGCATGGCTGTTGCGGTAATCGATCAAGGCCGCCAGCGAGGTGGATTTGCCGGAGCCGGTGCCGCCGACGAACAAGATCAGGCCGCGCTTTTCCATGATTTTGTCTTTCAATACCTGCGGCAAGCCCAGGGTGTCGGCGTTGGGAATATCGACCTTGATGTTGCGGATCACCAGCGCGTAATTGCTGCGTTGCTTGAAAATATTCACCCTAAACCGGCCCACGCCTTCCTCGGCGATGGCTAGATTCATTTCCGGTACCTGTTCGAAGGCCGCGCGCTGATCGGCATCCATGATGGCATGGGCTATCTCTTTAAGTCTTTCGTTGGTCAGCCGGATGTTTTCCAGCGGCCGCAGCGTGCCGTGAAATTTAGCGGCCGGCGGCGCGCCGGCGGTCAGATATAAATCCGAACCGTCTTGTTGAACCAAAATTTTCAGGTAATCTTTAAATTCCATTGCACAGCCTCGCGTCGGGAAATCCGCCCAAGTGTAGGCCAAGCCCTCAACAAGTTGAAGCCCCGCCGCGCCGAACCGGTATAATCGCGGGCTTTTTCTCGATTAGACGTTTGCGGTTATGAGTCAACAACGTAAGGCAGTAGCGTTGATTTCCGGCGGCCTGGATTCCATGCTGGCCACCAAGGCTATCCTCGAGCAGGGCATTCATGTCGAGGGCATCAATTTTTTCACCGGATTTTGCGTCGAAGGCCATACCCACGCCATTCGTAAACAGGACGAAGCCAAAACCAAGCGCAACAATTCGCTGTGGGTCGCCGAGCAACTGGGCATCAAGCTGCATATCATCGACATCATCGAAGAATACAAGCAAGTTCTGCTGAATCCCAAGCACGGCTACGGCGCCAATCTGAACCCCTGTCTGGACTGCAAGATTTTCATGGTCAACAAGGCCAAGCAATGGATGGCGGAAAACGGTTTCGACTTCATCATCACCGGCGAAGTCGTCGGCCAACGGCCGATGTCGCAACGCAAGCAAACCATGCCCATCGTCGCCGCCGAATCCGGCGCCGACGACTTGCTGGTAAGGCCCTTGTCCGCGCAAAACCTGCCGGCTACGCTACCTGAACGCGAAGGCTGGATCAGCCGAGAAGCATTGTTCGGCTTCAGCGGCCGCTCGCGCAAACCGCAGATGGCGCTAGCCAAAGAATACGGATTCAGCGATTACGCCCAACCGGCCGGCGGCTGCTGTTTTTTGACCGACGCCGCCTATTCGCAAAAACTGGCCGATTTATGGCAATCGCGCGGCAAGCGCGACTACGACTTGGACGACGTGATGCTGTTGAAAGTCGGCCGGCATATTCGGCCCAAGCCGCATTTCAAACTGATCGTGGCCCGCGAGGACGGCGAAGCCCGC harbors:
- a CDS encoding NGG1p interacting factor NIF3, whose translation is MYKLCFFVPASHLEPVKNALFAAGAGHFGDYDRCCWQTLGIGQFRPLPGSVPYSGRTGEVTQVEEYKVEMVCSASAIRPALTALLASHPYQQPAYEIHRLIDPDALPTAD
- a CDS encoding endonuclease/exonuclease/phosphatase family protein, with the protein product MAFTLLTLNLHTYQQHPRQNCFETMHLHEREVQIIAEAIAGQRIDAVCFQEVGEYRYDPMTHPYGESPSNMAFRICRRLREWGHWFHIHQDWSHIGFQQWREGTAILSRYPLHHNYAAYVSHDRGKDNYMSRNVTVSCIDLPRFGLLHVANVHLSWAHHGFHEEYARLKQLIASRRHFGVRGDLLVGDFNAPAGEHAYQQIVGNGEYVDQYYELHPHRFHEPTFRGQIDGWRHSPPRRIDYIFKRNGHPLRIREMTPIFNDEFYPTVSDHFGYLARFELF
- a CDS encoding PilT/PilU family type 4a pilus ATPase — protein: MEFKDYLKILVQQDGSDLYLTAGAPPAAKFHGTLRPLENIRLTNERLKEIAHAIMDADQRAAFEQVPEMNLAIAEEGVGRFRVNIFKQRSNYALVIRNIKVDIPNADTLGLPQVLKDKIMEKRGLILFVGGTGSGKSTSLAALIDYRNSHASGHIITIEDPIEFVHPHKKSLVNQREVGVDTLSYEDALKNTLRQAPDVILIGEIRSQETMEHALAFAETGHLCLSTLHANNANQALDRIINFFPEERRPQLLMDLSLNLQAFVSQRLVPTVEGKRVAAIEILLGSKLVSDLIQKGDVHAIKEAMEKSENIGMQTFDSHLLKLYKSGVISLDEALRNADSPNNLKLKINLSEGLGSATADDKPSLADTLSLQEIVKPEENEEEGGH
- a CDS encoding TonB-dependent receptor, with protein sequence MCQLKFEREVNEMRNKCGVWPVLLVGVLAQGAWAVEPAEVNFDPINDADRAEALPSVEVAESVEKAATFSGSTSVIDKQTLERDQVFTVNEALRKAPGVYVRDEEGFGLRPNIAFRGQNPFRSTKVLFLEDGIPFNFAPYGDNDIYYHPPIERYDGIEIYKGADLTQFGPQTINGAINYLTPKVPTTPGGFVSFTGGNRDYLNGHARYGGMVKNVQGLDAVGGVVDYIHKEGMENRDNTFAVVDDANLKSIIDFDARNRLTLRGDFYHQDEQGAAFGLTDAEYRKLGARYNPDKNASFINDRWSTSATYEHSFNKDVTLETSFYWSAYERNWWRQQNQFPTENQCSSRGIANYVQNRENGIAVDMNDCNYNIGRKRNYETWGIAPTLHAKHDLFGVESHLDAGFRAHFENQYRRQIQGSSPTARDGTLLENNQRFADAYSGFFQNQFIWGNWTATPGVRVESVSYQRKDVRTGIAGGNSMTEILPSFAMTYSPIDQATLFFGIHRGFAPPRVEDSVNNANGAAVEIGPEISWNAEFGVRARPARGVKAEATYFHNDFDTLTALGTVGGVDTPVAQGKALYEGLELMARADLGDVFGWAHNPYAQVAYTWLPTAETTSPFHCLTDSGQATGSSQNATFTRFCPGGNVFGSAAGKRAPYAPENLLTATLGYSHASGFDAHLEAVFVGEQFADFMNLNSAGDLPLDVGTTAQRNALIKSGQFGKINDYVVVNFASSYKVRKDLTLFVSMKNMLDNTYIVDRVRGIQPGAPRLVQAGFKYEF
- a CDS encoding response regulator transcription factor; the protein is MKLLLVEDDVALAAPLKMDLERAGYVVDTAADGEHGEFLGATEDYDAAILDLGLPKLAGLDVLKRWRDAGNATPVIVLTARDAWYEKVDGFKAGADDYLGKPFHPQELLVRLQAILKRVHRHNQFTLQVLGVLLDEDEQTAAVNGGEAYPLTAIEFRLLRYFMMNAGKVLTKSQLGEHIYSESDEPDSNVIEVYVKRLRKIVGSDLIQTRRGQGYVFGSRP
- a CDS encoding tRNA (5-methylaminomethyl-2-thiouridylate)-methyltransferase; this encodes MSQQRKAVALISGGLDSMLATKAILEQGIHVEGINFFTGFCVEGHTHAIRKQDEAKTKRNNSLWVAEQLGIKLHIIDIIEEYKQVLLNPKHGYGANLNPCLDCKIFMVNKAKQWMAENGFDFIITGEVVGQRPMSQRKQTMPIVAAESGADDLLVRPLSAQNLPATLPEREGWISREALFGFSGRSRKPQMALAKEYGFSDYAQPAGGCCFLTDAAYSQKLADLWQSRGKRDYDLDDVMLLKVGRHIRPKPHFKLIVAREDGEARFMSGYKKEFVSMNCASHRGPLVLIDGTPDEDDLHLAARILARYGQGRDAANVDVTIRDRQGNERQISVAPLTAEQIPEAWFV
- a CDS encoding sensor histidine kinase, with the protein product MMALRERLGRGLIAALCVIFVVHWIAADWVIRTVAEGQMANRLADDGYSLLESLAYADDDKLSFNRLRISSVYSRPLSGHYYLVKIDAEAHPSPSLLDFPLPVQAVGPEQQTLYHLSGPENRPLLVLSLGAVRLGHRINIHIAEDLSAVDHDITWIRAAYFALTLTILMAAIGVLSWDVGRALRPLTLVGGELEQVCAGRRQRIELDVPDEIKPLVNEINHLLELVARRLQQSRTAIGNLAHALKPPLALLFRVAEEPAFLDHPDLREQVQGQTETIRRCIERELKRARIAGDQQASAAFNPRKELVALKKTLRAIHAEKDLDIQITAPDASVHFDREDMMEMLGNLLDNACKWARRRIDVELAFADEVLVRVADDGPGCGETELPGLTRRGARLDESVQGHGLGLGIVADIVDSYKGSLHLGRSKALGGFLATVRLPLSR
- a CDS encoding 3'-5' exonuclease family protein; this translates as MPALAFVDLETTGASPRQDRITEIGIVLVDADGVREWSQLVNPQMRIPLFIEQMTGISNEMVSGAPPFSAIARQVWELLEDRVFVAHNARFDYSFLKNEFKRLDLPFQPQVLCTVKLSRALYPQYHHHNLDSLIERHGLTANDRHRALADAQLIHQFWEHLHREFPAERLTDTVAGLLGKSSLPSRIDPLLTHELPDGPGVYLFYGENDLPLYIGKSVNIRQRVLAHFAADHRHDKEMNLSQQLRRIDWLETSGELGALLTEAKLIKQMMPVYNRRLRRKNALGAWRLAQHGEQVRPELVWADALDFGGQDNLYGLYHSQRDAQKALRGLAEQHGLCLSVLGLEKTVPGRPCFGYQLKKCAGACVGAEPHLAHAGRLFVAMQKLKLATWPYPGPIGVREGDDMHVIDRWCYLGSARTEADVAELLNAGRPAFDRDTYTLLAKMLKKARIIPLASRSPAGLDLADNF
- a CDS encoding DUF6447 family protein — translated: MADPNSSIPTLTIGDKTHPIDSLSDIAKTQLSNLQIVDAEIQRLQQQLGIAQVARETFLSTLQAEFAKLG
- the lexA gene encoding transcriptional repressor LexA; protein product: MTLTRKQQALFDFLLQNQDSFTHPPTLEELCAAMGLKSRGSLHSQIKALIDANLVEAPERKQRGIRLTDYAKSLAAPTQDSSLLPLVGYIAAGRPIEAIENIAYMAVPEPLKTDKPCYILRVKGDSMQEAGIFDGDWVVIEQRSHARNGEIVVALVDKAEATLKFIEQYPHETLLVPANSQMQAMRFRPEQVEIQGVLVGQMRSYTHP